The nucleotide window CATCTATGAGGCAGGTTGTTTACGCGTTACTCACCCGTTCGCCACTAAGATCTCCATTGCTGAAAACCTCCGTTCGACTTGCATGTGTTAGGCACGCCGCCAGCGTTCGTCCTGAGCCAGGATCAAACTCTCCATAAAAGTTTATTTATGGAGCCTTTTGATGGCTCTATAATTGTTTAAAGAATTATTTATTGTGACCGTATCACCTAAGCGATACGAGTCCGCACATCTGGCATATTGTTTATACCTTACATTGTTCAGTTTTCAGAGAACACCGGACTGCGTTGCCGCAGTTCCTGTTGACCGCCGCCTTGCGACAGCTTTTATATATTATCACATCGGCTTTTGCCTGTCAACCTGTTTTTTATTGGCTTTCTTACCATTTCCTGCCGCCGTATTCAGCGACTTTTATATAATAGCATGCCCTGTTATTTATGTCAACACTCTTTTCAATTTTTCTATATCGAATATTATTAGTGTTCTTATCTACTTTGAAAGCGTAAAAGAAGAGGCTTACATATCGATCATATGTAAGCCGGGGACAACAATGCCTTGTATAAAAAGGCCTGTGACGTAATTATGATTTCAGAGTGGACATACTCTCTTCCGGCTCCGTTTTTGTTTTTATAGTGAAGAAAAACTCAGCACCATTGCCCGGTTCACTTTCCACCCAGATTTGTCCTCCGTGAAATTCAATGATCCGCTTAACCAAGGCCAGACCAATTCCTGAACCTTCTTCATGGTTATCCAGCTTGTCAAATAACCCAAAAATCTTATCAAAATATTGCGGTGCGATCCCTGGCCCGTTATCATTTACAAAATATATGATCTCATCATCAATTGTAATATATCCTATTACGATTTTCCCATTGGGCTTATCCATAAATTTGATTGCATTTTCAATTAGATTTTGCATAACTTCCCTGATTCGATTTTTATCTCCCCAGAACTCCGGAATCTCTTCCTGAATCCGGACATCAATGTTTTTGGCCTGAATACTCTCATGCAATAGCTCAACAACTTCTTTTGAAAGTTTGGTTAAAGAGACATTCTCTGAGGGATTTGCCATTCTGCCGATTCGGGATAGTTCCAACAGTCCGTCCAAAAGCTCAGCCATTTTGTTTGTAGCATTTTTTATACGACTTAAGTCAGATTGAACTCTTTCGTATTTTCCTTGTGCAATATCTTTACCAATGATTCCGGCAAACCCTTTAATTGTGATCAGCGGGCTTCGCAAATCGTGAGAAACCGTATAGGTAAATCTCTCCAGCTCGGCATTTTTGTTGACCAAATCTTTCGTGTAATTATCAATATCAGCCTGCGCTGTTCTTAGAGAGATAACCATATTATAAAAACTATTATAGACTTGCTTGATTTCATCATTATAGTCATGTTCAATTGGACCTAGAGACAAATTGCCACTGGCAACCTGATTAACGGAAGCCGACAATTTGACTAAAGGATTTAACATGCGCCGGTTAATAACATAGGTCAATATAGCTATGTATATGATCATAATGCTGCAAAAAAACAAGATAGCATTCCTTAAATTTTGTTGTAATATGCTGCCTATCTCATCTCCCATATAAACCAAGGCCAGTTTTAATCCCGTTTCTCCAATGGGCGCATATGCGACAAACTGGTTAGCTTGTTTTAATTCCATAAAACCTGTATCATTGTCCGCCAGGATAGTTTCTCCCAATAACTTGGCTTCCGGATCAGATTCTGAGGAAACCTGGCCTACCAGGCCTTTAAGTTTTTGCGTACCTAAGTAAGTTCCATCAGATGTCACGATATAGGCATAACCATTTTTGCCTACTTTTAATTGGTTTACATACTCTTGCAGTTTATCAAGGGTAAAATCGGCAGTAGCTACGCCAATTCGCTTATTATCCTTAATGATCGGTGATACAATACTAATCCAGTTCTTCCCGTAAACATCCCGGTAGGGTGGGGAAACAGCAAAGGGACTGTTCGTATTCATCCCCATATTATACCAGGGTGCTCTAAAATAATGCCCATCATTATAGGACCAGTCTACAACCGCTTGATTATTCCTGTCTCTATAGACATACAGCAAATAAAAATTAGATGCGGGATTAATGAC belongs to Propionispora vibrioides and includes:
- a CDS encoding ATP-binding protein; the encoded protein is MVSIKTVLLVLIASITFIVFGVQAYFMLSQFHDTTLAQIRTGLISQAEKEANQLYVPIRMHANDALSLAELIETVPQYDEALTMKFMEKLSLKNDAFSGHSLAFEPGVINPASNFYLLYVYRDRNNQAVVDWSYNDGHYFRAPWYNMGMNTNSPFAVSPPYRDVYGKNWISIVSPIIKDNKRIGVATADFTLDKLQEYVNQLKVGKNGYAYIVTSDGTYLGTQKLKGLVGQVSSESDPEAKLLGETILADNDTGFMELKQANQFVAYAPIGETGLKLALVYMGDEIGSILQQNLRNAILFFCSIMIIYIAILTYVINRRMLNPLVKLSASVNQVASGNLSLGPIEHDYNDEIKQVYNSFYNMVISLRTAQADIDNYTKDLVNKNAELERFTYTVSHDLRSPLITIKGFAGIIGKDIAQGKYERVQSDLSRIKNATNKMAELLDGLLELSRIGRMANPSENVSLTKLSKEVVELLHESIQAKNIDVRIQEEIPEFWGDKNRIREVMQNLIENAIKFMDKPNGKIVIGYITIDDEIIYFVNDNGPGIAPQYFDKIFGLFDKLDNHEEGSGIGLALVKRIIEFHGGQIWVESEPGNGAEFFFTIKTKTEPEESMSTLKS